The Leptospira brenneri genome includes a window with the following:
- a CDS encoding DUF2721 domain-containing protein gives MDNLTYSIPGLLFPAISLLMLAYTNRFFGLAKLSRQLLTEYENSKSEILVKQIHNLRFRISLILYSQSAGILSLILCTCSMGMIPFYNIVAWVLFASSLFFMVVSLVLALIEIHLSVIALDIERNSILNSISK, from the coding sequence TTGGACAACCTAACATATAGTATACCAGGCTTATTATTCCCAGCAATCTCATTACTGATGCTTGCTTATACCAATCGTTTTTTTGGACTAGCAAAACTATCCAGACAACTACTAACAGAATACGAAAATTCTAAATCAGAAATCTTAGTCAAACAAATCCATAATCTGAGATTTCGTATTTCTCTCATTTTGTATTCTCAAAGTGCCGGAATTTTAAGCCTTATCTTATGCACCTGCTCCATGGGTATGATTCCATTTTATAACATAGTTGCTTGGGTACTATTTGCCTCATCCCTGTTTTTCATGGTGGTTTCCTTAGTTTTGGCACTGATAGAAATTCATTTATCTGTCATTGCACTAGACATTGAAAGAAATTCGATATTGAATTCGATCTCTAAATAG
- a CDS encoding fumarylacetoacetate hydrolase family protein translates to MAKQFVRFQYKNKIDWGLVTEEKILPLEIGDKTTKDLLVDLQKRRVKPNLKSTKTIDKSLITILSPVTSPCQIICQGANYKKHTLESGLNPKSKTYNLFFTKSDVSITSAIGDVIRPSHVELLDYEIELGIVFGKPIDSPLDLNSYNPSDYVAAIFIANDISARDIQLPQLQWYKGKSYRTFFPAGPILVVLEPGDYELINSLELNLTVNGKLRQSAKANQMVFPPKETIAELSLFSSIQIGDVLLTGTPSGCALQAPGKIKQIFVSILAEHKKWDLFIKGQKKRTEYLQPGDEIKATIRTADKRLDLGEQVLQIKQG, encoded by the coding sequence ATGGCCAAACAGTTTGTACGTTTTCAGTATAAAAATAAAATTGATTGGGGGCTTGTAACAGAAGAAAAAATCCTTCCATTAGAAATTGGTGACAAAACCACCAAAGATTTGCTAGTTGATCTTCAAAAAAGAAGGGTCAAACCCAATCTTAAGTCTACAAAAACTATTGATAAAAGTCTGATTACGATTTTATCACCCGTCACCTCGCCCTGCCAAATCATTTGCCAAGGGGCCAATTACAAAAAACATACTTTGGAATCTGGTCTAAACCCCAAATCAAAAACATATAATTTATTTTTTACTAAGTCGGATGTTTCCATTACGTCTGCCATTGGAGATGTAATACGTCCCAGCCATGTAGAACTTTTGGATTATGAAATCGAATTGGGAATTGTATTTGGTAAACCCATTGATTCTCCACTGGACCTTAACTCCTACAATCCGAGTGATTATGTTGCTGCTATCTTTATCGCAAATGATATATCGGCTAGAGACATCCAATTACCACAATTGCAGTGGTATAAAGGAAAGTCTTACAGAACTTTTTTCCCAGCAGGCCCCATACTTGTCGTATTAGAACCTGGTGACTACGAACTGATCAATTCTTTAGAACTCAACCTTACAGTAAATGGAAAGTTAAGGCAATCGGCTAAAGCAAATCAAATGGTTTTTCCACCAAAAGAAACCATCGCCGAACTTTCATTATTTAGCAGTATCCAAATCGGTGACGTGTTACTGACAGGAACCCCTTCTGGTTGTGCTCTCCAAGCTCCTGGAAAAATAAAACAAATCTTTGTTAGTATTCTCGCTGAACATAAAAAATGGGATCTTTTTATCAAAGGTCAAAAGAAACGAACTGAGTATTTGCAGCCAGGAGATGAGATCAAAGCAACGATTCGAACTGCAGATAAACGTTTGGATTTGGGGGAACAAGTTCTCCAAATTAAACAAGGTTAA
- a CDS encoding DUF1858 domain-containing protein: MTETTKPRFFKEMTVGEAIAIHPEAGLVFSSYHLGGCSHCSINEVETIEQVCMGYGVEVDTLIDSLNNLFAEE; the protein is encoded by the coding sequence ATGACCGAAACAACAAAACCACGCTTTTTCAAAGAAATGACAGTCGGAGAAGCAATTGCCATCCACCCGGAAGCAGGTCTAGTTTTCTCTAGTTACCACCTAGGTGGATGTTCTCACTGTTCTATCAATGAAGTCGAAACAATTGAACAAGTTTGTATGGGTTACGGGGTAGAGGTAGACACTCTTATCGATTCCCTAAACAATCTTTTCGCGGAAGAATAG
- a CDS encoding 6-carboxytetrahydropterin synthase, with protein sequence MFTQEKGKFYVRIEGRFESAHFLYQYFADGSDEPIHGHSWKVEVFLEGNTNIRPDGISYDFLTARTKLMDLVHSIDHILINDHPDFKGVNPTSENVARWFYSGLKADVKSSAGKIRRIVIHEGPENLAFFEPEN encoded by the coding sequence ATGTTTACCCAGGAAAAAGGGAAATTTTACGTCCGCATCGAGGGAAGGTTCGAATCCGCCCATTTCCTCTACCAGTACTTTGCCGATGGGTCGGATGAACCCATTCATGGCCATTCCTGGAAAGTGGAGGTGTTTTTAGAGGGGAATACGAACATTCGTCCCGATGGAATTTCTTACGATTTTTTAACCGCCAGAACGAAGCTAATGGATCTTGTTCATTCCATCGACCATATTCTCATCAATGACCATCCTGACTTTAAGGGAGTCAATCCCACATCAGAAAATGTGGCTCGTTGGTTTTATTCAGGTTTGAAAGCGGATGTAAAATCCTCCGCAGGCAAAATCCGAAGAATCGTGATTCATGAAGGACCAGAAAATCTCGCTTTCTTTGAACCAGAGAATTGA
- a CDS encoding PAS domain S-box protein has protein sequence MPFTELRHSLGHILLVEDEAILAISQSEFLKAKGYSVQYVSNSTDAYDYITSGEKVDLILMDINLSDGMDGIQLAEKILSYREIPVLFVSGYSDNKILDRVCKIKHYGYVPKISSPEIVECMIKSALQLYHAEQSLAFREKELRITFEAMGDGVIVVTPEGLIREINHNALDMLGYQKAEVLEKELTSFLYLVQADSRNRISYPFLSSDQKLVHTERRNDLIIVSRSGRETNVTETISPILDDEKKLNGIVIIFREAPNSPVLVPPKDSESVYAKVFQLSPIPMAISTVKDGTYLDVNSSMETLFQLEKSKVIGKKTEEFKAWSDPEEILRLNKAYQDNGKMSGEKMTVKHADGSKFDVLVFSQAFEIAGERFILWINLDVTKILDMEGKLAKSVEEKDVLLKELQHRVKNTLAIISGLLNLESFKVENEVAKQSFLNAQSRIMSMSKVYENLYQSEDLESVDLRKYIEDLVFSLHDIFVLNPTKVKFDVKLEAIRLDLKRTLPLGLILNELLTNALKYAYPSEKGGDVRIQLSRSNENIILSVGDDGEGLPDSVNIEKGNHFGYELIRSLTSQLKGVFSSVSKKGEGLNIMISFPVHSDEKKN, from the coding sequence ATGCCTTTTACAGAGCTCAGACATAGTTTAGGTCACATTCTACTTGTGGAAGATGAAGCCATCTTGGCTATCTCACAATCAGAATTCTTGAAAGCCAAAGGGTATTCAGTACAATATGTATCTAACTCAACAGATGCTTATGATTATATTACTTCAGGTGAGAAAGTTGATTTAATCCTTATGGACATTAATCTTTCTGATGGTATGGATGGAATCCAACTTGCAGAGAAAATTCTTTCCTATCGCGAGATTCCAGTTCTTTTTGTAAGCGGTTACTCTGATAATAAAATCTTGGATCGTGTTTGTAAAATAAAACACTATGGATATGTTCCCAAGATTTCAAGTCCAGAGATAGTCGAGTGTATGATTAAGTCAGCTCTGCAGTTGTACCATGCAGAACAATCGCTCGCTTTTCGTGAAAAAGAACTTCGGATTACTTTTGAAGCTATGGGTGATGGAGTGATTGTCGTTACACCCGAAGGACTCATCCGAGAAATCAACCATAATGCATTGGATATGTTGGGATATCAAAAAGCAGAAGTATTAGAAAAAGAACTCACTTCTTTTTTGTATTTAGTCCAAGCAGACTCTAGAAATAGGATATCCTATCCTTTTTTAAGCTCAGATCAAAAACTCGTTCATACAGAACGAAGAAATGATTTAATTATAGTTTCTCGCAGTGGTCGTGAAACAAATGTTACAGAAACAATATCTCCCATTTTAGATGATGAAAAAAAGCTAAACGGTATTGTGATCATCTTTAGAGAAGCTCCAAACTCTCCAGTCCTTGTACCACCCAAAGACAGTGAAAGTGTATATGCGAAAGTATTTCAACTTAGCCCCATTCCTATGGCGATATCCACTGTCAAAGATGGAACCTATTTGGATGTAAACTCTTCTATGGAAACTCTTTTCCAATTAGAGAAATCAAAAGTCATCGGTAAAAAAACGGAAGAGTTTAAAGCGTGGAGTGATCCAGAAGAAATTTTACGACTGAATAAGGCCTACCAGGACAATGGAAAGATGTCTGGAGAAAAGATGACTGTAAAACATGCGGACGGAAGTAAGTTCGATGTTCTTGTTTTCAGCCAAGCCTTTGAAATCGCTGGGGAACGTTTTATTCTTTGGATCAATCTCGATGTAACAAAAATTTTAGATATGGAGGGTAAACTCGCAAAGTCGGTAGAAGAAAAAGATGTCCTATTAAAAGAATTACAACACCGCGTAAAAAATACCCTCGCGATCATTTCTGGACTATTAAACTTAGAATCCTTTAAAGTTGAAAATGAAGTCGCAAAACAATCATTTTTAAATGCTCAATCTAGAATCATGTCCATGTCCAAAGTTTACGAAAATCTATACCAATCAGAGGATTTAGAATCTGTAGACCTTCGTAAGTACATTGAAGATTTAGTATTTAGTTTGCATGATATCTTTGTCCTCAATCCGACAAAAGTTAAGTTTGATGTAAAGTTAGAAGCAATCCGCTTGGATTTAAAACGAACTCTACCTTTGGGACTCATTTTGAATGAACTACTTACCAATGCTTTGAAATATGCTTATCCTAGTGAAAAAGGTGGCGATGTAAGAATCCAGTTATCTCGTTCGAATGAAAATATCATTCTTTCTGTAGGTGATGATGGAGAAGGATTACCTGATTCTGTGAATATTGAAAAAGGAAACCACTTCGGTTATGAGTTGATTCGAAGTTTAACATCTCAGTTAAAGGGAGTGTTTTCTTCTGTTTCTAAAAAAGGAGAGGGACTCAATATTATGATTTCTTTTCCCGTTCATTCGGATGAAAAAAAGAACTGA
- a CDS encoding TetR family transcriptional regulator, which translates to MKINKRYAQKLRTHDNLLESTLKLMGEEKGLSDLSLREVAGEAGIVPAAFYRHFKNMEELGLALVDECGGRIQTIVGDARNKGAYKSALQLTIGFFFDYVANNRSLFRFISRERTGGNRKIREKIRESMTSIATELAKDMRMPKMIPVTDIHFASELIVSICFLMASDFLDLSTNAHLEMRKLKLQTIKQVRLVFIGTIRGRKRR; encoded by the coding sequence ATGAAGATCAACAAACGATACGCCCAAAAACTCCGTACGCATGACAATCTGCTGGAAAGTACGCTAAAACTCATGGGAGAGGAGAAAGGCCTCAGTGATCTAAGCCTACGAGAAGTGGCTGGAGAGGCCGGGATTGTCCCAGCGGCCTTCTATAGGCATTTCAAAAACATGGAGGAATTGGGCCTTGCCTTGGTGGATGAATGTGGGGGACGAATCCAAACCATCGTTGGAGATGCTCGGAATAAAGGTGCTTATAAATCGGCCTTACAATTGACCATAGGTTTCTTTTTTGATTACGTTGCCAATAACCGCTCCCTATTTCGGTTTATCTCCAGAGAACGAACGGGAGGAAACAGAAAGATCCGAGAAAAAATTCGCGAATCCATGACTTCTATTGCCACAGAACTAGCAAAAGATATGCGAATGCCAAAAATGATCCCTGTGACAGACATCCATTTTGCTTCCGAACTCATTGTGAGTATTTGTTTTCTAATGGCTTCCGATTTTTTAGATCTTTCCACCAACGCTCATTTAGAAATGAGAAAGTTAAAACTACAAACCATCAAACAAGTTCGTTTGGTTTTTATCGGAACCATTCGAGGAAGAAAACGAAGATAA
- a CDS encoding ferredoxin reductase codes for MKTFPFIYNEPREFLKSLQPKEWADFLLGEINPRFSTTAIKAKVVAVREETADTKTIVLKPNWLWKGFRSGQHVPVTVEIAGRRVTRFYSLSSHPKDKHLSITVKRQKGGLVSNFINQNIKKGDLLELGEASGEFVLPKMIPSKLLFLAGGSGITPIHSILKQLQSSKYDGKATLLYFVRSYEDVILRSSLEEIAKTTGWLNIRYIFSDVPKEGYDSGFLTKEILKKYTDDLKSYSVYVCGPAPMQTKALSLLEGNEVKSELFLLPGQTSLKVKKSGTVDVFLSLSHKTIQVKGERSLLEELEDQGIYPQSGCRMGICHTCVCKKAVGSVTDLSNGEVSELGEENIQICVSRAESNLELEL; via the coding sequence ATGAAAACATTTCCTTTCATCTACAATGAACCCCGAGAATTCTTAAAATCCCTCCAGCCGAAAGAGTGGGCCGATTTTCTTTTAGGGGAAATCAATCCAAGATTTTCTACTACAGCCATCAAAGCCAAGGTGGTTGCTGTTCGAGAAGAAACGGCAGATACAAAGACAATTGTTTTGAAACCCAATTGGCTGTGGAAAGGGTTTCGTTCGGGCCAACATGTTCCTGTCACTGTTGAGATTGCAGGGAGAAGGGTGACTCGATTTTATTCTCTGTCTTCACATCCAAAAGACAAACATTTAAGTATCACCGTAAAACGCCAGAAAGGTGGACTTGTCTCCAACTTTATCAATCAAAATATTAAAAAAGGGGATTTGTTAGAATTAGGTGAGGCATCCGGAGAATTTGTCCTTCCGAAAATGATACCATCTAAGTTGTTGTTTTTGGCAGGTGGGAGTGGGATCACTCCGATCCATTCCATTCTCAAACAATTACAATCATCGAAGTACGATGGAAAAGCGACTCTCCTATACTTTGTTAGGTCATATGAAGATGTGATTTTACGTTCCTCATTGGAAGAAATCGCAAAAACAACTGGTTGGTTAAACATTCGATATATTTTTTCAGATGTTCCCAAAGAAGGTTATGATTCTGGATTTTTAACGAAGGAAATCTTAAAAAAATATACAGATGATTTAAAATCGTATTCGGTTTATGTTTGCGGTCCTGCCCCAATGCAAACCAAGGCTCTTTCTCTTTTGGAAGGCAACGAAGTAAAATCAGAACTCTTTTTACTACCTGGCCAAACGTCTTTGAAGGTAAAAAAATCGGGAACCGTGGATGTATTTTTATCTTTAAGTCATAAAACCATTCAAGTGAAGGGGGAACGTTCCCTTTTAGAAGAACTCGAAGACCAAGGAATTTATCCGCAAAGTGGATGTCGTATGGGAATTTGCCATACTTGTGTTTGTAAAAAAGCAGTAGGTTCTGTTACCGATTTATCTAATGGCGAAGTGTCAGAGTTAGGTGAAGAAAATATCCAGATTTGTGTTTCTAGGGCTGAATCCAATTTGGAATTAGAACTCTAA
- a CDS encoding fatty acid desaturase family protein — MRTISKKLNNEEVEAFGKEVEALREEMMAKVGKEDAYHIRFIYKTYRYTEILGRGLIHFSFEPISFVAGSLLLATSKILNNMELGHNVLHGQYDWMNDPRFNSRTFEWDIVSDAHQWKFYHNYMHHTFTNVLNKDHDYGYNFTRLTEGQKWKPTHLTQPFTNLFLAMNFQWGVGAHGYRVEYMEIPKKQRKKKTLKDYKAVFFKKIELQLVKDYLFFPLLAGLNFPKIILGNLIANLIRNLWTYAVIFCGHFTENAESFSVDDIVGETKAQWYLRQLKGSSNLDGSNFFYTMTGHLSHQIEHHMFPGMPAKRYREVAPRLKEICAKYGQHYNTGSFVKQFASVWKRIIAYSFPDSIAGKLMGTKKKYLEPKVVLSQPSFQISLPGEEKSASLT, encoded by the coding sequence ATGAGAACAATTAGCAAAAAATTAAATAACGAAGAAGTGGAAGCATTTGGAAAAGAAGTGGAAGCACTTCGTGAAGAAATGATGGCTAAGGTGGGAAAAGAAGATGCATATCATATCCGATTCATCTATAAAACTTACCGGTACACAGAAATACTTGGGCGTGGACTCATCCATTTTAGTTTCGAACCGATTTCGTTTGTGGCAGGTTCTTTGTTACTCGCTACATCCAAAATTTTAAATAATATGGAACTTGGTCATAATGTTCTTCATGGTCAATATGATTGGATGAATGATCCAAGATTTAACTCTCGTACTTTCGAATGGGACATTGTGAGTGATGCCCACCAATGGAAATTTTATCATAATTATATGCACCATACATTTACCAATGTTCTTAACAAAGATCATGATTATGGATATAATTTTACCCGTTTAACAGAGGGTCAGAAATGGAAACCGACTCACCTCACACAACCTTTCACGAATCTATTTTTGGCTATGAACTTTCAATGGGGTGTTGGTGCTCATGGTTATCGTGTGGAGTATATGGAAATTCCTAAAAAACAAAGAAAGAAAAAAACCTTAAAAGACTATAAAGCAGTATTCTTTAAAAAAATTGAACTACAACTAGTTAAGGATTACCTTTTCTTTCCACTTCTTGCTGGTTTGAATTTTCCAAAGATCATTTTAGGGAATTTGATTGCAAACTTGATTCGAAATCTTTGGACTTATGCCGTGATCTTCTGCGGTCATTTTACTGAAAATGCTGAATCTTTTTCTGTGGATGATATTGTTGGAGAAACAAAAGCGCAGTGGTACTTGAGACAACTCAAAGGTTCTTCTAACTTAGATGGAAGTAATTTTTTCTATACAATGACTGGTCACTTGAGTCATCAAATAGAACACCATATGTTTCCAGGCATGCCAGCAAAACGTTATCGTGAAGTGGCTCCTCGTTTAAAAGAAATTTGTGCAAAGTATGGACAACACTATAACACGGGAAGTTTCGTAAAACAGTTTGCTTCCGTATGGAAACGAATTATTGCTTATTCTTTTCCTGATTCTATCGCTGGAAAATTAATGGGAACTAAAAAGAAATATTTGGAACCAAAGGTTGTACTTTCGCAACCAAGTTTTCAAATCTCCCTTCCAGGAGAAGAAAAATCGGCTTCGCTCACATAA
- a CDS encoding acyl-CoA dehydrogenase family protein, with amino-acid sequence MIQSNYFQTNEDLKEHFYELIDWNEIVPIYENNYSDSKLYLENNNPRLEYAPSNLDEAKSFYEEILKSCGEISGIYVSQVASVVDSKGLKFDNGNVIHPQEMVDVIKMYHDAGLGPVAFKRRYGGLGAPSMIKAMIAELMYRSDSSITIAVGSMGLAAILEVCASDEMKEEWIPKLISGNYTVTMGLSEPDFGSDLPNITTKAIKKDEKWYLTGTKRFQTVACGVNGIPGITLTLARTGTQESGARGLSFFIVENKDYVVQGIEKKLGIKASATCETVFENSEGYLVGKEGFGLVKYVMGMLNGARLSVSSQGTGIVTAAYEEALKYAKERIQFGKPIYEIPAVRRMLDRMERELAGMRCLMVEAAYSVDKYYWYEDGRTVTPEESKLGKFWEKVANTLTPISKYYNSEMCNDLVYDGLQVLGGAGYTEDYDLSRLYRDARITNIYDGTTQIQVNAAIGGITSGMSPTGTFRSYLDHLAKGSESNSQLTEIRSLFESIVDTYKSIEKQETKEAHSFEVVESAARVVVGYLMERAKNKSISRKELRTTWCKGFHLDSLAILSANQIKLKHLVN; translated from the coding sequence ATGATCCAAAGTAACTACTTTCAAACCAACGAAGACTTAAAAGAACATTTTTACGAACTCATTGATTGGAATGAAATTGTTCCCATTTATGAAAATAACTATTCTGATTCCAAACTTTACTTAGAAAACAACAATCCAAGATTAGAATATGCACCATCTAATTTAGATGAGGCGAAATCGTTCTATGAAGAAATTCTTAAATCATGTGGAGAAATCAGCGGAATCTATGTTTCCCAAGTTGCTTCCGTAGTAGATTCCAAAGGTTTAAAATTTGACAATGGAAACGTAATCCATCCACAAGAGATGGTGGATGTCATCAAGATGTATCATGATGCAGGACTTGGTCCTGTTGCCTTCAAAAGAAGGTATGGTGGACTCGGAGCACCAAGCATGATTAAGGCGATGATTGCAGAGTTAATGTATAGATCCGATAGTTCAATTACAATTGCTGTGGGAAGTATGGGTCTTGCTGCTATCTTGGAAGTTTGCGCATCTGATGAAATGAAAGAAGAGTGGATTCCGAAATTAATCTCAGGAAATTATACTGTCACCATGGGTCTTTCCGAACCAGACTTCGGATCTGATTTACCCAATATTACTACCAAAGCAATCAAGAAAGATGAAAAATGGTATCTAACTGGAACCAAAAGATTTCAAACCGTTGCTTGCGGTGTCAATGGAATTCCAGGGATCACACTCACTCTTGCCAGAACTGGAACACAAGAAAGTGGAGCAAGAGGCCTTTCCTTTTTTATCGTTGAAAATAAAGATTACGTCGTACAAGGAATCGAAAAAAAATTAGGAATCAAAGCATCGGCTACATGTGAAACTGTTTTTGAAAATAGCGAAGGTTATCTTGTTGGAAAAGAAGGTTTTGGTCTCGTAAAGTATGTTATGGGAATGCTCAACGGAGCTCGCCTCAGTGTTTCATCACAAGGTACAGGAATTGTGACCGCTGCCTACGAAGAAGCTCTCAAATACGCCAAAGAAAGGATTCAATTCGGAAAACCAATCTATGAAATTCCAGCCGTACGTCGTATGTTAGATCGTATGGAAAGAGAACTTGCTGGAATGCGTTGCCTTATGGTAGAAGCAGCATATTCAGTAGATAAATACTATTGGTATGAAGATGGGCGAACGGTAACGCCAGAAGAATCGAAATTAGGAAAATTTTGGGAAAAAGTAGCAAATACCCTCACTCCTATTTCAAAGTATTATAATTCAGAAATGTGTAATGATTTGGTTTATGACGGATTGCAAGTATTAGGTGGCGCAGGATATACGGAAGATTATGATCTTTCTAGACTCTATCGTGATGCAAGAATCACCAATATTTATGACGGAACTACACAAATTCAGGTAAATGCAGCCATTGGTGGGATCACTTCAGGAATGAGTCCAACAGGAACTTTTCGAAGTTATTTAGATCATTTGGCAAAAGGATCAGAATCCAATTCCCAACTCACAGAAATTCGATCTCTTTTTGAATCCATTGTAGATACTTATAAATCCATTGAAAAACAGGAAACCAAAGAGGCTCATAGTTTTGAAGTCGTGGAATCAGCAGCAAGAGTTGTGGTTGGTTACTTAATGGAGAGGGCAAAAAACAAATCCATTAGTAGAAAAGAACTACGCACTACTTGGTGTAAAGGATTCCATTTGGATAGTTTGGCAATTCTCTCGGCAAATCAAATCAAACTAAAACATTTAGTGAATTAA
- a CDS encoding dienelactone hydrolase family protein translates to MKQLISVLVFAFAMQCASVPTAKLPVKSTVTGTAVEYKLDGKTYEGFLATDTSVTGKRPGILVIHEWWGLNDYPKQRAKQLADLGYVAFVMDVYGKGIIAKDHVEAGKLSGANGDPKIILKKIYKALEILKSNPNVDGNKIGAIGYCFGGGGVIELALDGADLKGGVVSFHGMLGSKNLTAGAKKIKSKVLVHHGADDPFIPKTAVDTFIKTVTEAKAPVTFISHPGAVHGFTRPGSEDHGLPGLAYNEKADYASFESMKDFFAANFK, encoded by the coding sequence ATGAAACAACTGATTTCCGTTCTTGTTTTCGCATTTGCTATGCAATGTGCGAGTGTGCCAACCGCAAAACTTCCAGTAAAATCAACCGTTACGGGAACTGCAGTAGAATATAAATTGGATGGGAAAACCTATGAAGGTTTCCTTGCTACCGATACTTCGGTTACTGGAAAACGACCAGGCATTCTTGTGATCCATGAATGGTGGGGTCTTAATGATTATCCGAAACAAAGAGCCAAACAATTGGCGGACTTAGGATATGTTGCTTTCGTGATGGATGTTTATGGAAAAGGAATTATTGCGAAAGATCATGTCGAAGCAGGAAAACTTTCGGGAGCCAACGGGGATCCAAAGATCATTCTTAAAAAAATATACAAAGCACTCGAAATTTTAAAATCCAATCCAAATGTTGATGGAAATAAAATTGGTGCCATTGGATATTGTTTTGGCGGTGGTGGTGTCATTGAACTGGCATTAGATGGTGCTGATTTAAAAGGTGGAGTTGTTTCTTTTCACGGTATGTTAGGTAGCAAAAATCTAACTGCTGGCGCAAAAAAGATTAAATCTAAAGTTTTAGTACATCATGGTGCGGATGATCCTTTTATTCCTAAAACAGCGGTAGATACATTTATCAAAACAGTAACAGAAGCAAAAGCTCCCGTTACTTTTATCTCTCATCCAGGTGCCGTTCATGGATTCACAAGACCTGGTTCCGAAGATCACGGACTTCCAGGCCTTGCGTACAATGAAAAAGCTGACTATGCATCTTTCGAGAGTATGAAAGATTTTTTTGCAGCAAACTTTAAATAA